The following proteins are co-located in the Sporolactobacillus pectinivorans genome:
- a CDS encoding DUF523 domain-containing protein yields MILVSSCLAGYDVRYNGTHCLNDEIRQMIREGKATAVCPELLAGFAIPREPAEIIGGDGDDVLDGRAKVIEKSGKDVTNAYIKGANAALRKAQEINATTIVLKEYSPSCGSSMIYNGKFNGERVYGIGVTAAWLRKNGIKVFSEEQISEVFK; encoded by the coding sequence ATGATTTTAGTAAGCTCCTGTTTAGCAGGATATGACGTGCGATATAACGGAACACATTGTTTAAATGATGAAATAAGACAAATGATTCGAGAAGGAAAAGCTACTGCCGTATGTCCTGAGCTGTTAGCCGGCTTTGCGATTCCCAGGGAACCTGCTGAAATCATCGGTGGTGATGGTGATGACGTGCTGGACGGAAGAGCTAAAGTTATCGAAAAATCCGGTAAAGATGTTACGAATGCTTATATAAAAGGAGCAAACGCTGCATTAAGGAAAGCTCAAGAAATAAATGCAACAACAATAGTACTTAAAGAATACAGTCCTTCATGCGGTAGTTCTATGATTTATAACGGCAAATTTAATGGTGAAAGAGTCTATGGGATTGGTGTTACTGCTGCTTGGCTTAGAAAAAACGGGATTAAAGTTTTTTCCGAAGAACAGATTTCAGAAGTTTTCAAGTGA